ACCTCGGACTGACGCCGCAGTCGGTGAACGCGTTTGGCGGCTTCAAGATGCAGGCCAAGAGCGACGCCGCGGCCCGAGCCTTGATCGAGGACGCCAAGATGCTGGAGCTAGCGGGTTGCTTCAGCGTGGTGCTGGAATGCATCCCCGGCGACGTGGCGGCCCAGGTGACCGAGGCTTTGACCATCCCGACCATCGGGATCGGCTGCGGACCGGAGGTTTCCGGCCAGGTGCTGGTGGTCAACGACTTGCTTGGCATGGATCGCAGCTTCCAGCCGCGTTTCGCCCGCAAGTACGCCAACTTGGCCGAGACCATTGGTCAGGCGGTCGACAGCTACTGCGCCGACGTGCAGTCCAAAGCTTTTCCAGCGGCCGGCGAATATTCGTCGAAGCTGGTCAAGGCGGCTTCCTAAGCGGAGGGCGTTGCCATGTTGCAAGTTATCAAGACGGCTTCCGCGTTTCGCGATTGGCGAAATGGCGCAGCGGGCGGCAAGACGCTCGGTTTCATTCCCACCATGGGAGGATTGCACGCGGCCCATCTCTCGCTGGCGCAGCGTTCGCTAGCGGAGAACGACCTGACCGCGGTCAGCATTTATCTCAACCGCACCCAGTTCAACAACCCGGAGGATTTCGAGAAGTACCCGGCGGATTTTCAGGAGGACCTGGCGGCTCTGGAGGAGCTCGGCGTGCAGGCGGTTTTCGCTCCGACCTACGAGGAGATGTATCCCGACGACTACCGCTACCGCATCACCGAGAGCGAGATTTCGACCGTGCTGGAGGGCGAGCATCGCCCGGGGCATTTCGACGGGGTGATGACCGTGGTGATGAAACTGCTTTGCATCGCGGACGCCACGCGGGCGTATTTTGGCGAAAAGGATTGGCAGCAGCTGCAGCTGGTGCGCGGCATGGTGGAAGCGTTTTTTCTGCCGGTGGAAATCGTGCCGTGTCCCACCGGACGCACCGAAAGCGGGCTGGCCATGAGCTCGCGCAACCGTCGCCTGAGCCCGCAGGGGCTGGAGCTCGCGGCTCGTTTCAACCAGGCCATGCGCGCCGCCGAGACGCCGCAGGATGCGACCCGCGAGCTGGAGACGCTGGGCTTCGAGGTCGAGTACGTGGCCGATCTGGAGGGCCGTCGCCTCGGGGCGGTGGTGCTCGAGGGCGTGCGGTTGATTGACAACATGGACCTCGCCGAGACGGCCGCAGCGGTGGCATCGAAGGCGTAAGCTATTATCCAAGAAGGGGTTTAAGATGAATCTTTGTATAGATGTAGGAAATTCCCAGATGCATGGGGCGGTCTACGATGGAGACCGGTTTGTGATTCAATTCCGCAAGGAGAGCACTCGCGCTTCTCGAGACGAGATCGGCTTGTTTCTGGTTTCCGTTTTGAAGGAACATGGCGTGGATCCGCACGCCATCGAACGCATCGGAATTAGCTGCGTGGTGCCGGACGAGATGCACTCTCTGCGCAACGCGTGTCGCATCTACTTCAACCTCGAGCCGCTTTTCCTCGAAGCCGGGGTGAAGACCAAGCTCAAGATCAAGACCCGCAATCCGCTGGAAGTCGGCGCCGACCGCATCGCCAACGCAATCGCGGTGACGGAGCTGTTTCCCGGTAAGGATTCGGTGGTGGTGGACTTCGGAACGGCGATCACGCTCGACGCGGTGACGGCCAATCGCGAGTACCTCGGCGGAGCCATCTGCGCCGGTCTTGGTTTGGCCATGAACGCTCTCGGGTCCAAGACCGCTAAGCTGCCGTTCGTGGAAATCACCAAGGCGAAATCCGCCCTTGGCCGCTCCACCACGGAAGCGATCCAAGGCGGCCTCTACTTCGGCTACCTCGGCATGATCAAAGAGCTCATCGCTCGCATCCGGCAGGAAGCCTTCTCGGATCGGCAATGTCAGATCATCGCTACGGGCGGCTTTTCGCGGCTGTTTAGCGAAACGGGGATTTTCGATGTCATGGTGCCGGATCTGGTGCTGAGAGGAGTGAATGCGGTGCTGGATCTGAATCCAGTGAAAGAGCCCGCCGAAGCGGCGGAAGTTTAAGAGCGAAATAGGAATTTTTACAATGAAGCGACACATGCTAAAGTCGAAGCTGCACCGCGCTACGGTGACGGATGCGGACCTGAATTACGAAGGATCGATCAGCATCGATCCCGTCCTCTGCAAGGCGGCTGACTTGGTGGAATTCGAGAAGGTGGACGTCTATGACGTGGACAATGGAAATCGTCTCACCACCTACGTCATCTGGGGCAAGCCCGGGGAAATCTGCCTCAATGGCGCCGCCGCCCGTCTGGTGCATCGCGGCGACAAGGTCATCATCGCCAGCTTTGAGGAAGTGGAGGATGACGAGATCGACAACTACCGTCCCAAGCTCGTCCTCATGAACGAGGACAACTCCATCAAGAAGATCAGCGAGCCGCCGGTGCGCCGGCCGTAAAGTTTTTGCTACAACGTTGTAGCAAAAACTTGGTTTCTTGGCGTAGGAGAGGGCTGGTCCGGTGCTGGTCCGGTGCTGGTCGGACTGATGGGAAAGAGCGTGCCGGGGACGTCACGCACCACCTTTTGGGGGAGCGGGTGGAACGCGACGTCCTCGGCGCGTTCGGGCGGTTCGATCGGGGCCTGCGTAGCGTTTTGGGGAGGCGCTGTGTCAGGTTTTCGGAGCGCCTCGGCAGTGTCTTAGCTCGATGTCCACAGCGCAGATGTGGCTATGCAGCCAGTCCTGAATGAAGCTGTTGAGGCGTTCCAGCCACTCGCGACTGAAGCCGTTTTCCCGATAGCTCGCGGTGGAGTCCTCGTAGAATTCCATGAAGGTCTGGTGGGCGAGGCGGTTCTTTTTCGCCGCGGGGCACCGTCGTTTAGCCATACAGGCTTCTTCGTAGCGGAAATGGCTTTCCGCGTAGGTTTTGAGAAAGTGAAGCAACTGTTCGACTTCCTCGCTGCTAGCTGCTTCCTGGCCGATCAGTTCCTCCAGCTTGTTGGCGAAGCGGAAGAGCTGCTGGTGTTGCTCGTCCACTTTTCTGATTTGGGTTTCGTATGCTTCGCTCCATTCGAGGGCCATGAGTTCGGGAGTTGATTGAGTTGGTATCTTCCTGATTTGTGGGAACTTAAGCGAATCGGTTTTGCGTGGATTGGCAAACCGCTTGGGCGATAAGGTCGAATGCGATCCGCTAATGTCAAGTCGGCAACGAATAAGCCCGACTGTCGCGATAGACCAGTCGGGCTTGTGGTTTGTAAGTCTTTTTACGAGCTCGGCTTAGCCGTAGGCTGCTCCGGTATCGACGTCGATGACGCGGTAGTTTTCCACGTGGAAGTTCGGGTCGGCTCGGAAGGTGAGCTGGGCGTTGTAGTCCTTTTCCAAGCTGATCAGCAGGTCGGCATCCTCCTCGCGCAGGCGATTGATGATGGAGGGGTTGACCAGAATGCGTAGCTTGATGGCCTTGGCCAGGTCGGGGGTGCGGTTGCGAGCTCGGCGCACGATGCCGGAGAGCTTGCGTTGCAGCTCCACTGAAACGGTGGTGGGCGACTTGACGATGCCCTTGCCGCGGCAGTACGGGCAGTCGGTGTAGAGACCGCTCGAAACCGATTCCTGCATGCGCTGGCGGGTCATTTGCATGATGCCGAGCGGGGAGATGGGCAGGATGTGGGTCTTGGCCTTGTCGGTCGCCATGGCGTCGCGCATGCGGCTGAGAATGGCGTTGCGATGGCGGCGCTGCTTCATGTCGATGAAATCGATGATGATCAGACCGCCGATGTTGCGCAGGCGGATCTGTCGGGCGACTTCCTCCGCCGCTTCGCAGTTCACCTGGAAGATGGTATCGTTTTCGTTGCCCTTCTTGTTCTTGTGCGAACCGGTGTTCACATCGATGGCGATGAGGGCTTCGGTTTCCTCGATCACGATGGCTCCGCCGGAGGGCAGAGGCACCTGGCGCTGGAAGGTTTGCTCGATCTGCTTCTCGATGTTGTAGCGCTCGAAGATGGGGATCGAGTCCTGGTAGAGCTGGATCTTGGCGGTGCTGCGCTTGGAGATCTGGGAAACCATTTCCGTGGTGGCGGCATGGTCGTTCGGATTGTCGATCAGCACTCGGTCGATGTCTTCGGTCAGGAAGTCGCGCACGGTGCGCTCCGCTAGGTCCGGCTCCTTGTAGAGGCAGCAGGGGGCCTTGGCGGTATCCATTTTCTTCTGAATCTTCTCCCAAGTCTGCAGCAGGATGTGCAGGTCGCGCACGAAGTAGCGGGCCTTTTTGCCTTCGCCAGCGGTGCGCACGATGATGCCCATGCCTTCCGGGATGGTGAGGTCGCGGATGATCTTCTTGAGGCGTTGGCGCTCCTTGACGTCCTCGATCTTGCGGGAGATGCCGCACTGGTCGCTGTAGGGCATCAGCACGATGAAGCGACCTGGCAGGGAGAGGTTGGTGGTGGAGCGGGGACCCTTGGTACCGATGGGACCTTTGGTGATCTGGATGGTGATCTCGGTGCCGA
This genomic window from Pelagicoccus sp. SDUM812003 contains:
- the panB gene encoding 3-methyl-2-oxobutanoate hydroxymethyltransferase, coding for MKSIPDFLKWKADGRAITMVTCYDAATAKILNASSVDSILVGDSCAMVVHGYDSTVHATVEMIATHTAAVRRGAPDKVIIADLPFLSNRKGTEIAMDAVDQLMKAGANAVKLERRKGNIQLIEHIVDSGVPVMGHLGLTPQSVNAFGGFKMQAKSDAAARALIEDAKMLELAGCFSVVLECIPGDVAAQVTEALTIPTIGIGCGPEVSGQVLVVNDLLGMDRSFQPRFARKYANLAETIGQAVDSYCADVQSKAFPAAGEYSSKLVKAAS
- the panC gene encoding pantoate--beta-alanine ligase; its protein translation is MLQVIKTASAFRDWRNGAAGGKTLGFIPTMGGLHAAHLSLAQRSLAENDLTAVSIYLNRTQFNNPEDFEKYPADFQEDLAALEELGVQAVFAPTYEEMYPDDYRYRITESEISTVLEGEHRPGHFDGVMTVVMKLLCIADATRAYFGEKDWQQLQLVRGMVEAFFLPVEIVPCPTGRTESGLAMSSRNRRLSPQGLELAARFNQAMRAAETPQDATRELETLGFEVEYVADLEGRRLGAVVLEGVRLIDNMDLAETAAAVASKA
- a CDS encoding type III pantothenate kinase, coding for MNLCIDVGNSQMHGAVYDGDRFVIQFRKESTRASRDEIGLFLVSVLKEHGVDPHAIERIGISCVVPDEMHSLRNACRIYFNLEPLFLEAGVKTKLKIKTRNPLEVGADRIANAIAVTELFPGKDSVVVDFGTAITLDAVTANREYLGGAICAGLGLAMNALGSKTAKLPFVEITKAKSALGRSTTEAIQGGLYFGYLGMIKELIARIRQEAFSDRQCQIIATGGFSRLFSETGIFDVMVPDLVLRGVNAVLDLNPVKEPAEAAEV
- the panD gene encoding aspartate 1-decarboxylase, which gives rise to MKRHMLKSKLHRATVTDADLNYEGSISIDPVLCKAADLVEFEKVDVYDVDNGNRLTTYVIWGKPGEICLNGAAARLVHRGDKVIIASFEEVEDDEIDNYRPKLVLMNEDNSIKKISEPPVRRP
- a CDS encoding hemerythrin family protein; the encoded protein is MALEWSEAYETQIRKVDEQHQQLFRFANKLEELIGQEAASSEEVEQLLHFLKTYAESHFRYEEACMAKRRCPAAKKNRLAHQTFMEFYEDSTASYRENGFSREWLERLNSFIQDWLHSHICAVDIELRHCRGAPKT
- a CDS encoding Rne/Rng family ribonuclease gives rise to the protein MSEQENKTDQQNPSQSKLDEELRQPPKQTKVEPVDQDKLRNEAQQRAKKRPLMTKIIETFKKEKRPYRELIINSEPLETRVGQLVDGILDKFDIERRHSAQRIVGGIFKGRIKNLDPGLKAAFVDIGMPKNAFLHYWDIQPQDADSSIEVVRVNSSKKKKKQAKIPLKDIPNHYPIGTEITIQITKGPIGTKGPRSTTNLSLPGRFIVLMPYSDQCGISRKIEDVKERQRLKKIIRDLTIPEGMGIIVRTAGEGKKARYFVRDLHILLQTWEKIQKKMDTAKAPCCLYKEPDLAERTVRDFLTEDIDRVLIDNPNDHAATTEMVSQISKRSTAKIQLYQDSIPIFERYNIEKQIEQTFQRQVPLPSGGAIVIEETEALIAIDVNTGSHKNKKGNENDTIFQVNCEAAEEVARQIRLRNIGGLIIIDFIDMKQRRHRNAILSRMRDAMATDKAKTHILPISPLGIMQMTRQRMQESVSSGLYTDCPYCRGKGIVKSPTTVSVELQRKLSGIVRRARNRTPDLAKAIKLRILVNPSIINRLREEDADLLISLEKDYNAQLTFRADPNFHVENYRVIDVDTGAAYG